The proteins below come from a single Ailuropoda melanoleuca isolate Jingjing chromosome 1, ASM200744v2, whole genome shotgun sequence genomic window:
- the SIAH2 gene encoding E3 ubiquitin-protein ligase SIAH2, giving the protein MSRPSSTGPSANKPCSKQPPPQPQHAPSPAAPPAAATISAAGPGSSAVPAAAAVISGPGGGGGAGPVSPQHHELTSLFECPVCFDYVLPPILQCQAGHLVCNQCRQKLSCCPTCRGALTPSIRNLAMEKVASAVLFPCKYATTGCSLTLHHTEKPEHEDICEYRPYSCPCPGASCKWQGSLEAVMSHLMHAHKSITTLQGEDIVFLATDINLPGAVDWVMMQSCFGHHFMLVLEKQEKYEGHQQFFAIVLLIGTRKQAENFAYRLELNGNRRRLTWEATPRSIHDGVAAAIMNSDCLVFDTAIAHLFADNGNLGINVTISTCCP; this is encoded by the exons ATGAGCCGCCCGTCCTCCACCGGCCCCAGCGCTAACAAACCCTGCAGCAAGCAGCCGCCGCCGCAGCCCCAGCACGCTCCGTCCCCGGCTGCGCCCCCGGCCGCCGCCACCATCTCGGCTGCGGGCCCCGGCTCGTCCGCGGTGCCCGCCGCGGCGGCGGTAATCTCGGGCCCCGGCGGTGGCGGCGGGGCTGGCCCTGTGTCCCCGCAGCACCACGAGCTGACCTCGCTTTTCGAGTGCCCGGTCTGCTTTGACTATGTCCTGCCCCCCATCCTGCAGTGCCAGGCCGGGCACCTGGTATGTAACCAATGCCGCCAGAAATTGAGCTGCTGCCCGACGTGCAGGGGCGCCCTGACGCCCAGCATCAGGAACTTGGCTATGGAGAAGGTGGCCTCGGCAGTCCTGTTTCCCTGCAAG TACGCCACCACGGGCTGTTCCCTGACCCTGCACCACACGGAGAAGCCAGAACACGAAGACATCTGTGAATACCGCCCCTACTCCTGCCCTTGCCCCGGGGCCTCCTGCAAGTGGCAGGGGTCCCTGGAAGCCGTGATGTCCCACCTCATGCACGCGCACAAAAGCATTACCACCCTCCAGGGAGAAGACATCGTCTTCCTCGCCACGGACATTAACCTGCCGGGGGCCGTCGACTGGGTCATGATGCAGTCCTGCTTCGGCCACCACTTCATGCTGGTgctggagaagcaggagaaatACGAGGGCCACCAGCAGTTCTTCGCCATCGTGCTGCTCATCGGCACCCGCAAGCAAGCCGAGAACTTTGCCTACAGACTGGAGCTGAACGGGAACCGGCGGAGACTGACCTGGGAGGCCACGCCCCGGTCCATCCACGACGGTGTGGCGGCCGCCATCATGAACAGCGACTGCCTTGTTTTTGACACAGCCATAGCGCATCTGTTTGCGGATAATGGCAACCTTGGAATCAATGTGACCATTTCTACGTGTTGTCCTTGA